Proteins from a single region of Artemia franciscana chromosome 20, ASM3288406v1, whole genome shotgun sequence:
- the LOC136039810 gene encoding uncharacterized protein LOC136039810 — translation MMYDMMDDDMFPSGKPAKRRIQNYSLGPKQKQLITEEKVAETLGSLSLEDQDEVYLPGSSIDVSPKLVLSEELKRFQEQEEEIVPKSILRSQERPNNALVLWKPPGGDVINLIRASNLQIQNDEELSEIDNNNSMLPDLNQSRPRHGRHWEEGDEMVD, via the exons ATGATGTATGATATGATGGATGATGATATGTTCCCATCAGGAAAGCCTGCGAAACGACGAATACAGAATTATTCACTTGG gccCAAACAAAAACAGCTAATCACAGAAGAAAAAGTTGCAGAAACGCTTGGATCCCTCAGCCTTGAAGACCAGGATGag GTATATTTGCCTGGATCTAGTATAGATGTTAGTCCAAAATTGGTTTTGTCAGAAGAACTCAAGCGGTTTCAAGAACAGGAAGAAGAAATTGTTCCAAAGTCAATTCTAAGGTCACA aGAGAGGCCTAATAATGCGCTTGTACTATGGAAACCACCTGGTGGAGACGTTATAAATCTAATACGAGCATCCAATCTTCAAATACAAAATGATGAAGAACTATCAGAAATAGATAATAATAACTCAATGTTGCCTGATCTCAATCAATCAAGACC